One Saccharopolyspora erythraea NRRL 2338 genomic region harbors:
- a CDS encoding FmdB family zinc ribbon protein, with protein sequence MPTYQYACTECDHRFEAVQSFKEDSLTTCPECTGRLRKLFNAVGIVFKGSGFYRTDNRSSSSNSGSGNNGSGSSGSTGSSTSSDSSSSSSSSSSSSSSGSSSTPAAAAS encoded by the coding sequence GTGCCCACGTACCAGTACGCCTGCACTGAGTGCGACCACCGCTTCGAGGCGGTGCAGTCCTTCAAGGAGGACTCGCTGACCACGTGCCCTGAGTGCACCGGCCGTCTCCGCAAGCTGTTCAACGCCGTCGGCATCGTGTTCAAGGGCAGCGGTTTCTACCGCACCGACAACCGGTCGAGCAGCAGCAACTCCGGGTCGGGCAACAACGGATCGGGCAGCTCCGGCTCCACCGGCTCGTCGACGTCCAGCGACTCGTCGTCCTCGTCGAGCAGCTCCTCGTCGTCGTCGAGCTCGGGCTCCAGCAGCACCCCGG
- a CDS encoding 5-formyltetrahydrofolate cyclo-ligase — protein MTSIGDLCEQKAQWRRKLLDRRGATNGTTRSAEAAALGEAVLRWLDDRPGATVCAYVPVGGEPGSPELLDELRAKGHRVLLPVVVRSSPLDWAAYTGPDSLEPAGYGLLEPSGARLGPEAIGEADAVLVPALAVDRRGVRLGRGAGYYDRSLPMAAPAAALVAVVRDEEFVEELPGEDHDVRVGAVLTPGHGVRALSA, from the coding sequence GTGACCTCGATCGGAGATCTGTGTGAACAGAAGGCGCAATGGCGGCGCAAGCTGCTGGACCGCCGCGGAGCCACGAACGGAACCACACGTTCGGCCGAGGCGGCGGCGCTGGGCGAAGCCGTGCTGCGCTGGCTCGACGACCGTCCAGGGGCGACCGTCTGCGCGTACGTGCCGGTAGGCGGCGAGCCCGGCTCGCCCGAGCTGCTCGACGAACTGCGCGCGAAGGGCCACCGGGTGCTGCTGCCGGTCGTCGTCCGCTCGTCGCCGCTGGACTGGGCCGCCTACACCGGCCCGGACTCGCTGGAGCCCGCCGGCTACGGCCTGCTCGAGCCCAGCGGAGCCCGGCTGGGCCCCGAAGCGATCGGTGAGGCCGACGCGGTGCTCGTGCCCGCGCTGGCCGTCGACCGGCGCGGGGTGCGCCTCGGCCGCGGGGCGGGCTACTACGACCGCTCGCTGCCGATGGCGGCACCGGCGGCGGCGCTGGTGGCGGTGGTCCGCGACGAGGAGTTCGTCGAGGAGCTGCCCGGCGAGGACCACGACGTGCGGGTCGGCGCGGTGCTGACCCCTGGACACGGCGTCAGGGCGCTGTCGGCCTGA
- a CDS encoding UTP--glucose-1-phosphate uridylyltransferase produces the protein MDSPTLTAAAAFRTAIVPAAGLGTRFLPTTKAVPKELLPVVDTPAIELVAAEAAEAGASRLVIVTSPEKESVTEYFRPNPELEQTLSERGKADLLAKVRRAPGLIEAETAIQEKALGLGHAVSCAESKLTEQDDAVAVLLPDDLVLPTGVLTRMAETRARYGGSVLCAFDVPREQISAYGIFEVADTGEEDVHRVLGMVEKPAPEDAPSTFAAAGRYLLDRAVFDALQRIEPGAGGELQLTDAVALLISEGHPVHVVLHRGGRHDLGNPGGFLRAAVDFALQDHEYGPGLRNWLVERLNRE, from the coding sequence ATGGACAGCCCGACGCTCACCGCGGCCGCAGCGTTCCGGACCGCCATCGTTCCCGCCGCCGGACTCGGAACCAGATTCCTGCCCACGACGAAGGCGGTTCCGAAGGAACTCCTGCCGGTGGTCGACACCCCCGCCATCGAACTGGTCGCCGCCGAGGCCGCCGAGGCCGGCGCGAGCAGGCTGGTCATCGTCACCTCACCGGAGAAGGAGTCCGTCACCGAGTACTTCCGCCCGAACCCGGAGCTGGAGCAGACCCTGTCCGAGCGGGGCAAGGCGGACCTGCTCGCCAAGGTCCGGCGAGCGCCGGGCCTGATCGAGGCGGAGACCGCGATCCAGGAGAAGGCGCTCGGTCTCGGGCACGCCGTGTCCTGCGCCGAGTCGAAGCTGACCGAGCAGGACGACGCCGTCGCGGTCCTGCTGCCCGACGACCTGGTGCTGCCCACGGGCGTGCTCACCCGGATGGCCGAGACCCGCGCCCGCTACGGCGGCAGCGTGCTGTGCGCATTCGACGTGCCGAGGGAGCAGATCTCGGCCTACGGCATCTTCGAGGTGGCCGACACCGGCGAGGAGGACGTGCACAGGGTCCTGGGCATGGTCGAGAAGCCCGCTCCCGAGGATGCGCCTTCGACCTTCGCCGCCGCCGGGCGCTACCTGCTCGACCGGGCGGTGTTCGACGCGTTGCAGCGCATCGAACCCGGCGCCGGAGGTGAACTGCAGCTGACCGATGCCGTAGCGTTGCTGATCTCCGAAGGTCACCCGGTCCACGTCGTGCTGCATCGAGGCGGGCGACACGACCTGGGAAATCCTGGCGGTTTCCTAAGGGCTGCGGTGGACTTCGCGCTGCAGGATCACGAGTACGGGCCGGGGCTGCGGAACTGGCTCGTCGAGAGGTTGAACAGGGAGTAG
- the glp gene encoding gephyrin-like molybdotransferase Glp has translation MRSVDEQLARVLSAAVRPAPVRVAISEAQGLLCAEEVVAERALPGFDQAAVDGYAVRSVDVQAAAESPVALPVVGEIPAGSRQPRRLQPGQAVRVVTGAPLPTLADAVVPLEYTDDNPAKVTVRQPVPSAAFVRRTGEDVQTGDVAVRRGAPIGSAQVGLLAAVGRNKVLVHPRPRVSLISVGEELVDVDRTPGQGQVYDVNSYALAAAARDAGAEVTRVGIVSSDPRRLREVVEGRLLLSEIVVIAGGAGGSAGEEVRRSLADLGVLDVTRIAMHPGSVQGFGRLGPDQVPTFVLPGNPVSALVVFEVLVRPLIRAALGKHNPHRRTVTASLLSPVTSVKGRRGFLRAQLLRDPDNGSYLVQPLGTSGSHLLASLAEANCLLLVDDDVTEVAVGEDVRVSFLSQRA, from the coding sequence ATGAGGTCAGTAGACGAGCAGCTAGCGCGGGTTCTCTCCGCAGCCGTTCGACCGGCGCCGGTGCGGGTCGCGATCTCGGAGGCACAGGGCCTGCTCTGCGCGGAGGAGGTCGTCGCCGAACGCGCGTTGCCGGGGTTCGACCAGGCCGCCGTTGACGGCTACGCGGTGCGCAGCGTCGACGTGCAGGCCGCCGCCGAGTCGCCGGTCGCGCTGCCGGTGGTCGGTGAGATCCCCGCAGGTTCGCGCCAGCCGCGACGGCTCCAGCCGGGCCAGGCGGTCCGGGTGGTCACCGGTGCGCCGCTGCCGACGCTCGCCGACGCGGTCGTGCCGCTGGAGTACACCGACGACAACCCGGCGAAGGTGACGGTGCGGCAGCCCGTGCCGTCGGCGGCCTTCGTGCGCCGGACCGGCGAGGACGTGCAGACCGGTGACGTCGCGGTGCGTCGCGGTGCGCCGATCGGGTCCGCGCAGGTCGGGCTGCTGGCGGCGGTCGGACGCAACAAGGTGCTCGTGCACCCGCGCCCCAGGGTCTCGCTGATCTCGGTCGGCGAGGAGCTGGTCGACGTCGACCGCACCCCAGGCCAGGGACAGGTCTACGACGTCAACTCCTACGCGCTGGCCGCCGCCGCGCGCGACGCGGGCGCCGAGGTGACCCGCGTCGGCATCGTCAGCAGCGATCCGCGCAGGCTGCGGGAGGTCGTCGAGGGGCGGCTGCTGCTTTCGGAGATCGTGGTCATCGCGGGCGGGGCTGGCGGCAGCGCCGGCGAGGAGGTCCGCAGGAGCCTGGCCGACCTCGGCGTCCTCGACGTCACCAGGATCGCCATGCACCCCGGTTCGGTGCAGGGCTTCGGCCGGCTCGGACCGGACCAGGTGCCGACGTTCGTGCTGCCGGGCAACCCGGTCAGCGCGCTGGTGGTGTTCGAGGTGCTGGTGCGTCCGCTGATCCGGGCGGCGCTGGGCAAGCACAACCCGCACCGGCGCACCGTCACCGCGAGCCTGCTTTCGCCGGTGACCTCGGTGAAGGGCCGTCGCGGGTTCCTGCGCGCGCAGCTGCTGCGCGACCCGGACAACGGCTCCTACCTGGTGCAGCCGCTCGGGACCTCGGGTTCGCACCTGCTGGCCTCCCTTGCCGAGGCGAACTGCCTGCTGCTGGTCGACGACGACGTCACGGAGGTCGCGGTGGGCGAGGATGTGCGGGTCAGCTTCCTGTCGCAGCGTGCGTGA
- a CDS encoding GNAT family N-acetyltransferase, which yields MAHPPDADAFQGFGRHPGWPAKLGPLLTGAGAVALRPPKLRDGAAWSRTRLRDRVYLQKWEPTSIGSWQERNSTMAWPAQWSALRSLGRRGLALPFTITVEGELAGQLTVGNIVRGALRSGWIGYWVTERRAGGGVATAAVALAVDHCFGPVGLHRLEATVRPENRPSLRVLEKSGFRREGMFERYLDVAGDWRDHYVYGLTVEEVPEGAVEALVREGRARRP from the coding sequence ATGGCCCATCCACCCGATGCCGACGCGTTCCAGGGCTTCGGCCGCCACCCGGGGTGGCCGGCGAAGCTCGGACCGCTGCTGACCGGTGCCGGCGCGGTCGCGCTGCGCCCGCCGAAGCTGCGCGACGGCGCGGCGTGGAGCAGGACCCGGCTGCGTGACCGCGTCTACCTGCAGAAGTGGGAGCCGACGTCGATCGGGAGCTGGCAGGAGCGCAACTCGACCATGGCCTGGCCAGCGCAGTGGAGCGCGCTGCGCAGCCTCGGGCGCCGGGGCCTGGCGCTGCCGTTCACGATCACCGTGGAGGGCGAGCTGGCCGGTCAGCTCACCGTCGGCAACATCGTCCGCGGCGCCCTGCGGTCGGGGTGGATCGGGTATTGGGTCACCGAGCGCCGCGCCGGCGGCGGCGTCGCCACCGCCGCGGTCGCGCTGGCCGTGGACCACTGCTTCGGCCCGGTCGGCCTGCACCGGCTGGAGGCGACGGTGCGCCCGGAGAACCGGCCCAGCCTGCGGGTGCTGGAGAAGTCGGGGTTCCGCCGGGAGGGCATGTTCGAGCGCTACCTCGACGTCGCGGGCGACTGGCGGGACCACTACGTCTACGGCCTGACGGTGGAAGAGGTGCCGGAGGGCGCCGTCGAGGCGCTGGTGCGGGAGGGGCGCGCCCGGCGTCCGTGA
- the glpR gene encoding gephyrin-like molybdotransferase receptor GlpR, with protein MLSSLIFAALAAAWLVVLVPMFARRRQEVSKTTDSALAARVVRRGSGRRPAASAAQRTYGVEEAYGMPDTGQDDVDVDEYQDDGGWRRVHSDDVRAGRRYRPGRGGFDPEAAALAAKAKYARRQRIVLVILLTAVGTALVAALAWPMLWWLHGAVDLALVGYLAYLRRQVRIEEDVRSRRLARISGAREADEDGEYVEYEDGEYDQVDDYDDVPEREEPEEVDDRPRRRAAATSTHTGAVAVEIDDEDPMFDELDERTWEPYRRAVGE; from the coding sequence ATGCTCAGTTCGTTGATCTTCGCTGCGCTGGCGGCCGCATGGTTGGTCGTTCTCGTGCCGATGTTCGCCCGTCGCCGCCAGGAAGTGTCCAAGACCACCGACTCGGCGCTGGCGGCCAGGGTGGTCCGGCGCGGCAGCGGTCGACGCCCGGCAGCGTCCGCTGCACAGAGGACCTACGGGGTGGAGGAGGCGTACGGGATGCCTGACACCGGCCAGGACGACGTGGACGTCGACGAGTACCAGGACGACGGCGGCTGGCGGCGGGTGCACAGCGACGACGTCCGCGCGGGCCGGCGCTACCGGCCTGGGCGCGGTGGCTTCGACCCCGAGGCCGCGGCGCTGGCGGCGAAGGCCAAGTACGCCCGCAGGCAGCGGATCGTGCTGGTGATCCTGCTCACCGCGGTCGGCACCGCGCTGGTCGCAGCGCTCGCGTGGCCGATGCTGTGGTGGCTGCACGGGGCCGTCGACCTGGCGCTGGTGGGCTACCTGGCCTACCTGCGCAGGCAGGTGCGCATCGAGGAGGATGTCCGCAGCCGCAGGCTCGCGCGCATCTCCGGCGCCCGCGAGGCCGACGAGGACGGCGAGTACGTCGAGTACGAGGACGGCGAGTACGACCAGGTCGACGACTACGACGACGTCCCAGAGCGCGAAGAGCCGGAGGAGGTCGATGACCGCCCGCGCAGGCGCGCGGCGGCGACGTCGACGCACACCGGCGCGGTCGCGGTGGAGATCGACGACGAGGACCCGATGTTCGACGAGCTCGACGAGCGCACCTGGGAGCCGTACCGCAGAGCGGTCGGCGAGTAG
- a CDS encoding IS30 family transposase, with amino-acid sequence MARRRAAERVGINERTAKDWDYGVRKSRNARTYPNGVRVDYAAGTSTIVDVNSVAPKLSALDKQLHPRLLTLVERERIRDLRAEGHSLRAIGKALGRSASTILREIRANSAHGAYRPYAAHRAAAARRPRPKQRKLIAQGPLRQFVVDGLRKRWSPEQICHALGKEHPGDQRMRVSVETIYQALYFQARGGLKREVQAAIRTGRTRRKPRRNPNQRTARFIDPMVMISDRPAEVEDRAVPGHWEGDLIIGAGSQSAIGTLVERTTRYTMLVHLPNGHDAEAVRDGLVATITTLPTHLRGSLTWDQGAEMARHKQFTMATDMPVYFCDPASPWQRGSNENTNGLLRQYFPKGTDLGTYGPEDLEHVAQQLNGRPRKTLGWDSPAERLAMLLTEAS; translated from the coding sequence GTGGCCCGACGTCGGGCGGCCGAGCGGGTGGGCATCAACGAGCGCACGGCGAAGGACTGGGACTACGGGGTCCGCAAGAGCCGGAACGCCCGGACCTACCCGAACGGGGTTCGTGTCGACTACGCGGCGGGCACCAGCACGATCGTCGACGTGAACTCCGTGGCGCCCAAGCTGTCCGCACTGGACAAGCAGTTGCATCCCCGGCTGCTGACCTTGGTGGAGCGGGAGCGGATCCGGGACCTGCGGGCCGAGGGCCACTCACTGCGGGCGATCGGGAAGGCATTGGGGCGGTCGGCCAGCACGATCTTGCGGGAGATCCGCGCGAACTCCGCCCACGGCGCCTACCGGCCGTATGCGGCTCACCGAGCGGCGGCCGCTCGTCGACCGCGCCCGAAGCAACGCAAGCTGATCGCGCAGGGACCGTTGCGCCAGTTCGTGGTTGACGGGCTGCGCAAGCGCTGGTCACCGGAGCAGATCTGCCACGCTCTAGGCAAGGAGCATCCCGGCGACCAGAGGATGCGAGTGAGCGTGGAGACGATCTACCAGGCGCTGTACTTCCAGGCCCGCGGTGGTCTCAAACGCGAAGTACAGGCCGCGATCCGCACCGGCCGGACCCGCCGCAAGCCACGCCGCAACCCGAACCAGCGCACCGCGCGGTTCATCGACCCGATGGTGATGATCAGCGACCGCCCTGCCGAGGTCGAGGACCGGGCCGTGCCCGGCCACTGGGAGGGAGACTTGATCATTGGCGCTGGCAGCCAGTCCGCGATCGGCACTCTGGTGGAACGCACCACGCGGTACACCATGCTGGTCCACCTGCCGAACGGGCATGACGCTGAAGCGGTCCGGGACGGTCTCGTAGCGACTATCACAACGCTGCCGACTCACCTTCGTGGCTCGCTGACCTGGGACCAGGGAGCCGAGATGGCCCGCCACAAGCAGTTCACCATGGCCACCGACATGCCGGTCTACTTCTGCGACCCGGCCAGTCCCTGGCAGCGCGGCAGCAACGAAAACACCAACGGACTGCTGCGCCAGTACTTCCCCAAGGGCACCGACCTCGGCACTTACGGACCCGAGGACCTCGAGCACGTCGCCCAACAGCTCAACGGGCGACCACGCAAAACGCTCGGCTGGGACTCCCCAGCCGAGCGCCTCGCTATGCTCCTGACCGAAGCCAGTTGA
- a CDS encoding VOC family protein, producing the protein MSVDLNHTIVHCKDRHASAKFLADLLDLEVLPDLGPFTPVETANGVTLDFADSDEIRPNHYAFLVTDEEFDRIFGRIREAGIDYWADPHHTKPGEINHEHGGRGVYFDDPNGHVLEAITAPYQYPDA; encoded by the coding sequence ATGTCCGTTGACCTCAACCACACCATCGTCCACTGCAAGGACCGGCACGCCTCGGCGAAGTTCCTCGCCGACCTCCTCGACCTGGAGGTGCTGCCCGACCTCGGGCCGTTCACCCCGGTGGAGACGGCGAACGGGGTGACGCTGGACTTCGCCGACTCCGACGAGATCCGCCCCAACCACTACGCGTTCCTGGTCACCGACGAGGAGTTCGACCGGATCTTCGGCCGCATCCGCGAGGCTGGCATCGACTACTGGGCGGACCCGCACCACACCAAGCCGGGCGAGATCAACCACGAACACGGCGGCCGCGGCGTCTACTTCGACGACCCCAACGGCCACGTCCTGGAAGCCATCACCGCGCCGTACCAGTACCCGGACGCCTGA
- a CDS encoding NADPH-dependent FMN reductase, which translates to MGTTTACVLGISGSLRSASTNTALLRAAGALVDPAIGFRLWDELATIPPFDEDHEAEPPDPVLRMREAIDGAAALVIATPEYNGSIPGQLKNALDWASRPYGDSALTGKTTAVIGASPSDYGATWAQDALRRSLEAAGAHVLDTGVAVPRSDEAFDADGRLADAALHIELGEAVWTLTTAMTEKEGLCDVR; encoded by the coding sequence ATGGGCACCACCACGGCATGCGTTCTCGGGATCTCGGGAAGCCTGCGCTCGGCTTCCACCAACACCGCGCTCCTGCGCGCGGCGGGCGCCCTGGTCGACCCGGCCATCGGCTTCCGGCTGTGGGACGAGCTGGCGACGATCCCACCCTTCGACGAGGACCACGAAGCCGAGCCGCCCGACCCGGTGCTGCGGATGCGCGAGGCCATCGACGGCGCGGCCGCGCTGGTGATCGCGACCCCGGAGTACAACGGCTCGATCCCGGGCCAGCTCAAGAACGCGCTGGACTGGGCCTCGCGCCCCTACGGCGACAGCGCGCTCACCGGCAAGACGACCGCCGTGATCGGCGCCAGCCCCAGCGACTACGGCGCCACGTGGGCGCAGGACGCCCTGCGGCGCTCGCTCGAGGCCGCCGGCGCGCACGTGCTCGACACCGGTGTCGCCGTCCCGCGCTCCGACGAGGCGTTCGACGCCGACGGGCGGCTCGCCGACGCGGCGCTGCACATCGAGCTCGGCGAGGCCGTCTGGACGCTGACCACCGCGATGACCGAGAAGGAAGGGCTGTGCGATGTCCGTTGA
- a CDS encoding BTAD domain-containing putative transcriptional regulator, whose product MWFGVLGPLVVRTDAGDPVAVPGVKVRALLACLLVRPGTAVSADRLVEELWGGERVPANPLGALQAKVSQLRKALADAEPGGRELVVSGPAGYALDVGTDAVDSLRFTALVAGARDARGLAEALELWRGPAFAGFADSDFARPVVEGLEEQRLSAVEDHAQARLAEGEHGSLVAELGALVAEHPLRERLCAAYMRALYRSGRQAEALEAFAALRGRLGEELGVDPGPEIMALHQRILEQDAGLTAMRSNLPTPLTGLVGRGGAVAEVRESLRANRLVTLTGPGGVGKTRLALEVAGERGEDAWLVELGALERADDVGRVAELVAEVLDVRDHVLVTPFGAGQRPDAVRRLVNALRDKEILLVLDNCEHVVEPVAALVQALLRALPGLCVLATSRTSLGVPGEALHPVPPLDVPESGRAATGSSAVDLFVERAVTAAPGFALDEHNAEAVAAICRRLDGLPLALELAATRVRALGVEELARRLEDRFRLLAAGSRAAPARQQTLRAVIDWSWELLAEPERAVLRRLAVHNDGCTLDAAEAVCGRGGEDVVGALAQLVDHSLVVVAEGAAGLRYRLLETVAAYSLERLAEAGETDQVRLAHAEFHVDLAEQAERRLRGHDQRRWLERLDAESGNLRAALDWAVRQRRSDLALRLVNALAWYWFLRGRHQEGHRALTAALDLDDTASLDRAKAMTWRSGLDYLVRASDDPEAQAREALTLYDRLGALDEQAHAKWLLSFSMSGSGRVAAARVLADEALRRFRERDDRWGVAAALTVRAQQTAVSDDRDAGRDGARARELFTELGDRWGQAWSARVLGGVAMDAGDYDLAARLHCEGLRTAEELGLWSVVSGHLAQLGRVSMLRGDYARADELHRRALRLAREQSYEPSAVYAETGLGIAARWRGRLEESEEHHRHALEWNRRAGYEPGIALSLAELGFVAEQRGDLDSALALHREGFDVAGRTGDARAVALALEGLAAVRSAAGEHELAARLLGAAAEARTSVPAPLPAAERGDIDRVERAVRQALGEDFSSAFESGRRSPPDGLAGRG is encoded by the coding sequence ATGTGGTTCGGCGTGCTGGGTCCGCTCGTGGTGCGCACCGACGCGGGCGACCCGGTCGCGGTGCCCGGGGTCAAGGTCCGCGCGTTGCTGGCGTGCCTGCTGGTGCGCCCTGGGACCGCGGTCTCGGCGGACCGGCTGGTAGAGGAGCTGTGGGGCGGCGAGCGGGTGCCGGCCAACCCGCTGGGCGCGCTGCAGGCCAAGGTGTCGCAACTGCGCAAGGCGCTGGCCGACGCCGAGCCCGGCGGTCGCGAGCTGGTGGTGTCCGGGCCGGCCGGATACGCGTTGGACGTGGGCACCGACGCCGTCGACTCGCTGCGCTTCACGGCGCTGGTCGCCGGCGCGCGCGACGCGCGGGGGCTGGCCGAGGCGCTGGAGCTGTGGCGGGGACCGGCCTTCGCCGGCTTCGCCGACTCCGACTTCGCGCGCCCGGTCGTCGAGGGCCTGGAGGAGCAGCGGCTGTCCGCTGTGGAGGACCACGCGCAGGCGCGGCTGGCGGAGGGCGAGCACGGCTCGCTGGTCGCGGAGCTGGGGGCGCTGGTGGCCGAGCACCCGCTGCGGGAGCGGCTGTGCGCGGCGTACATGCGTGCGCTCTACCGCAGCGGCAGGCAGGCCGAGGCGCTGGAGGCGTTCGCGGCGCTGCGCGGGAGGCTGGGCGAGGAGCTGGGCGTCGATCCGGGCCCGGAGATCATGGCTCTGCACCAGCGGATCCTGGAGCAGGACGCGGGGTTGACCGCGATGCGCTCGAACCTGCCGACCCCGCTCACCGGGCTGGTGGGCCGCGGCGGCGCGGTCGCCGAAGTGCGGGAGTCGTTGCGGGCCAACCGGCTCGTGACGCTGACCGGCCCGGGCGGTGTGGGCAAGACGCGGCTCGCACTGGAAGTGGCCGGTGAACGCGGTGAAGACGCGTGGCTGGTCGAGCTGGGGGCGCTGGAGCGCGCCGACGACGTCGGGCGCGTGGCGGAGCTGGTCGCAGAGGTGCTCGACGTCCGGGACCACGTCCTCGTCACGCCGTTCGGCGCCGGGCAGCGGCCGGACGCCGTCCGGCGTCTGGTGAACGCGTTGCGGGACAAGGAGATCCTGCTCGTGCTCGACAACTGCGAGCACGTCGTCGAACCGGTGGCCGCGCTGGTCCAGGCTCTGTTGCGGGCTCTGCCGGGGCTGTGCGTGCTCGCGACCAGCCGCACGTCGCTGGGCGTACCCGGTGAGGCGCTGCACCCGGTGCCGCCGCTGGACGTGCCCGAGTCCGGCCGTGCGGCCACCGGGTCGAGCGCGGTGGATCTGTTCGTCGAACGCGCGGTCACCGCGGCGCCCGGCTTCGCGCTCGACGAGCACAACGCCGAGGCCGTCGCCGCGATCTGCCGCAGGCTGGACGGGCTGCCGCTGGCGCTGGAGCTGGCCGCCACGCGCGTGCGCGCGCTGGGCGTCGAGGAGCTGGCGCGGCGGCTCGAGGACCGGTTCCGCCTGCTGGCGGCGGGCTCGCGCGCCGCCCCCGCACGGCAGCAGACGTTGCGGGCAGTGATCGACTGGAGCTGGGAGCTGCTGGCCGAACCGGAGCGGGCCGTGCTCCGCAGGCTGGCCGTGCACAACGACGGCTGCACGCTCGACGCCGCCGAAGCGGTGTGCGGGCGGGGCGGTGAAGATGTCGTCGGCGCGCTGGCGCAGCTCGTCGACCACTCCCTGGTCGTCGTCGCGGAGGGCGCGGCCGGACTCCGGTACCGGTTGCTGGAGACCGTCGCCGCCTACAGCCTCGAGCGGCTGGCCGAGGCCGGTGAGACCGACCAGGTCCGGCTCGCGCACGCCGAGTTCCACGTCGACCTGGCCGAGCAGGCCGAGCGGCGGTTGCGCGGGCACGACCAGCGCCGGTGGCTGGAGCGGCTGGACGCCGAGAGCGGAAACCTGCGGGCCGCGCTGGACTGGGCGGTGCGGCAGCGGCGGTCGGACTTGGCGTTGCGGCTGGTCAACGCATTGGCCTGGTACTGGTTCCTGCGCGGCAGGCACCAGGAGGGCCACCGGGCGCTCACCGCGGCCCTCGACCTCGACGACACCGCCTCCCTGGACCGGGCGAAGGCGATGACCTGGCGTTCCGGCCTGGACTACCTCGTGCGGGCCAGCGACGACCCGGAAGCGCAGGCGCGGGAAGCGCTCACGCTCTACGACCGGCTGGGCGCGCTCGACGAGCAGGCCCACGCGAAGTGGCTGCTCAGCTTCAGCATGTCCGGCAGCGGCCGGGTGGCCGCCGCCCGCGTGCTCGCCGACGAGGCGCTCCGCCGCTTCCGCGAGCGCGACGACCGGTGGGGTGTCGCGGCGGCGCTGACGGTCCGGGCGCAGCAGACGGCCGTGTCCGACGACCGCGACGCCGGCCGCGACGGGGCGCGCGCCAGGGAGCTGTTCACCGAGCTGGGTGACCGGTGGGGCCAGGCGTGGAGTGCCCGGGTGCTCGGCGGCGTGGCCATGGACGCCGGTGACTACGACCTGGCCGCCCGCCTGCACTGCGAGGGTCTGCGCACGGCCGAGGAGCTCGGTCTGTGGTCGGTGGTGTCCGGGCACCTCGCGCAGCTCGGGAGGGTCTCCATGCTGCGCGGAGACTACGCGCGGGCCGACGAGCTGCACCGGCGCGCGCTGCGGCTGGCGCGGGAGCAGTCATACGAGCCGTCCGCTGTCTACGCCGAGACGGGCCTCGGCATCGCGGCGCGGTGGCGCGGGCGGCTGGAGGAGTCCGAGGAGCACCACCGGCACGCCCTGGAGTGGAACCGGCGCGCAGGCTACGAGCCCGGGATCGCGCTTTCGCTGGCGGAGCTGGGGTTCGTCGCCGAGCAGCGCGGTGACCTGGACTCGGCGCTGGCGCTGCACCGGGAGGGCTTCGACGTGGCCGGCCGGACCGGTGACGCCCGCGCCGTGGCGCTCGCGCTGGAGGGGCTGGCCGCGGTGCGGTCGGCGGCCGGGGAGCACGAGCTCGCGGCGCGGTTGCTCGGGGCGGCGGCCGAGGCGAGGACGTCGGTGCCGGCGCCGCTGCCCGCGGCCGAGCGGGGTGACATCGACCGTGTCGAACGCGCGGTGCGGCAGGCGCTCGGCGAGGACTTCAGCTCGGCGTTCGAGTCCGGCCGCCGGAGCCCTCCGGACGGCCTCGCGGGGCGGGGATGA
- a CDS encoding helix-turn-helix transcriptional regulator — MTLDQFAHQTRWVEHLADEEAVRTRIHRLACTAEFVRTSLTGPDAAPELQSGCRRGQVLVGPRLAALPGVLEELVLSSTPDVEVRISTAPLHRVVVFDDRFALLPFDLTHLGRGAYLFENAPAAPHRSLFDLHWDNAREPETPAQPGLSGRELEVARLLIDGATDAEVADRLHVSARTVRTAVARLQQRYGTSSRMALGFHLARDERMTNVLIPAPRGRPEGSGGRTRTPS; from the coding sequence ATGACGCTGGATCAGTTCGCACACCAGACGCGCTGGGTCGAGCACCTGGCCGACGAGGAGGCGGTGCGCACGCGCATCCACCGCCTCGCCTGCACCGCCGAGTTCGTGCGCACCTCGCTGACCGGCCCCGACGCCGCACCCGAGCTCCAGTCGGGCTGCCGCCGAGGTCAGGTACTGGTCGGGCCCCGGCTGGCCGCGCTGCCCGGCGTCCTGGAGGAGCTGGTGCTCTCCTCCACCCCGGACGTCGAGGTGCGCATCAGCACCGCGCCGCTGCACCGGGTCGTCGTCTTCGACGACCGGTTCGCGCTGCTGCCGTTCGACCTGACCCACCTCGGCCGGGGGGCTTACCTGTTCGAGAACGCCCCGGCGGCCCCGCACCGCAGCCTGTTCGACCTGCACTGGGACAACGCCCGGGAACCGGAGACGCCGGCCCAGCCCGGCCTGTCCGGACGCGAGCTGGAGGTCGCCCGCCTGCTCATCGACGGCGCGACCGACGCCGAGGTCGCCGACCGCCTGCACGTCAGCGCGCGGACCGTGCGCACCGCGGTGGCCAGGCTCCAGCAGCGCTACGGCACCAGCTCCCGGATGGCGCTGGGTTTCCACCTGGCCCGCGACGAGCGGATGACCAACGTGCTCATCCCCGCCCCGCGAGGCCGTCCGGAGGGCTCCGGCGGCCGGACTCGAACGCCGAGCTGA